The genomic DNA ACGCGATCGCTAAACGCTACCCATATTTTATCATTATATTCCCTGGTTTCCCCCAGACTTTGATAGATGCGTTTCTGCACAGAAAAGCCGAAACGCCCATTGCTGTATTTTACCCAAAGTTGGTCAATCGTTCGCAAGTCTTCACAAGGAAAATTATCTATTTATGACTTATCCAGCCATTCTTCTTTTTCTCTACCCGCTACCTTAAACATCACTCTCGTTGTTTCTTCATCGGCCTCTTTCCACTTTAGTGAGACTAATAAATTACGTAATTCTATATAATCCATCCCCACCGCAGAAACCAATTGTATTTGATCCATATCGGCTCTCCAATTGAATAACCAGTCCAATTATCCAGTAATCCTTCAACATACCATCACACTATTTTTCACCCATTGCTATTATTACCTCGAATATTATTACCACGAAACTTAATGGAATTAAAACTACGCCTCAAATTCTCCACCAATTGCCGCAACTGTGCTAAATTTCCTACCTCACCACCATAGCGCCAGCGCACATAAGCCTCAGAAACTTCCTCAATTACTTCCACTTCATCAACACCTAAATGTTGCCGCATATCTCGCGCGTATTCCAAAGGCGTTTGAGCTCGACGCTTAACAAATCCTTTCCTAGCTAAATCCTTCAACATTTCCTGATAGATTCCCTCCACTGGCGGCAATTTCTTCAACCAGCGGCGGTAACGCCAATTTCGCCAAGTTTGCCACAGCAACCAACCAATAAAACCACAACCAATTCCTACAATTAAACCCGTAAATAACCCAACCCAACCTTTAGAAAATAAGGCTAAAAACCAAGTAATTACCCCCACTAACCAGGCAACAACAAAACCAATAACTGTATTTAATAAACCCGTTACTGGTGTCGGCAACCAACCTGCCACCCACTTCCAAAAAGCTTGCAATGCACTAAAAGTTTGATTTTCTTCAATCGATTGTGGATAAAGCGGATATCCCGGAACTGGGTTAAACGGAAACCAGCCATACTTGGGAAAATACACCTCAGTCATTAAATAGGCATCAGTGTTTTTGACGATATACAAACCCGTAAACGGATTGAATTCTCCCGGATCGAAACCGCCAACTACTCGCGCCGGAATCCCAACCGATCGCAACATAATTGTCATCACGCTAGCAAAGTGGTCGGGATAGCCGCCAGTAATTTTAGTCCCCGCTGGACTGTCTTTATATCCAAATAGAAACGCCTCGACTAAATCTTCATCTTCCCGTAAAAAAGGCGGTTCTTTTTGCAGCTTGTAATTGGGATTTTGCTTTAAATATTGAGCCAAATACAAGGCTTTCTCATAAGCTGAATTAATCGGCTTATCAGAGGTAGCAACTCTAGTTCTGGCTGCCAATATTTCCTCAGTTACCCGCCGCACTTTATCTTTAATTTGCGGCGGCACTTGTAGATAATAATTCTGAATATTTTTAGGGTAATTAGTACCTGCTTTGCCTAACAAACTGCGATCGCGATAGGGAACCTCAGAAATCACAGTATAAGTCAGTCCCTCCCGCAATTCCAAAGGCGATCGCAATGTCCCCTCCAGGTCAACGGCTATATCCTGCGTCGGAAAGTAAAGTTCCTTCGGTTGAGCCAAGGCTGGGATCAAGTTAGGCATCTGAGAAACCATTGTATAAGTCTGAATCACCTCTCTGGTGCGGTTCAGAGTCCGCATCCAATTAAGATAAAATTGGTAAGACCAATAAGGTCGATTCAGAGTTAGGGTCTTGTCATTGCGGGAAATCTCCCAACCCTGACCAGTGTAGCGATCGAAGGCCAAGACTCGCCAAAAACCTGCGGCTTGCGATCGCACTCTCATCACCACCTGCGGTTTCATTTCCCCCCGCAAGTTTTGGTTAATTTTAGTATTAAAACCGTAATAAAAAGTATCGTTTAATTTCCCCGGCCCTTTCTCTGGATTGCGGCCGCTACCTCCCCCCGAACCTTCACTATTACCACCTCTAACATAACCAGGATTCGTAATACTGCGACCGTCAAATTGTCCTTGGTATTCAATGGGGGCACTCACTGGAAAAGTCCGCAACTGATAGCCAGGGAATCGAGGCAAAAATGCAAAAATACCCAATCCTAAGCCAACAATTACTAATAACAACAGCCCAAAACGCTTGGGAGATAAAGCCTCGCCAAATTCCCACAAGTTGCGCTTTTTGTCTTTTCCTTCTTCCTTCTTCCCTTTTACTACTTCCTTGAAAATTCCTAAACGCGATCGATAATCGAGCACCAAAGTCGGAATCGCGATCGCCAAAAATAGCAATAGTAACGGCGCAAAAGTCAACTCTTGGCTGAGAGTACCCGCCACTCCCAACAAAATCAGCCCAATCACCATCGAATAGCCTAAATCTTTGCGCTGCGGCAAGTCAAAACTGTGGAGCACTTGAAGTTGAATTAACAGCTTAGCCAGAATCAGGCGGGTGTCATTCAACTCTCCTAGCAAACTGAGGAGAAAGGCAAACAAAGCCAGCAACATTCCAATTGCCAGACAGAATTTAACAGGGATATTGCGATCGCGCCGACTAAACCAACTCCAAGTCGCGCCCACAATACTCAGAGGGACAGCCCAGAGGCTAATCGCCACATCTCCTTCCCCCACCCCAGCCGCCACATCCGTAGCGATAATCCCGACTGTCACCAGCGCTTGTACCAGTACCCGCAGCAGGATCGATTCCTCAGTTTTGGGCTTCGGCATCGTCTCAAGCCACTGCCAAAGCTGACTGAAAAAAGGTAAATTTCGCCGTTTGTCCGCAGTCATTGGCTAATTCTTAGTTAGTGTCTATTAAGAGTTTAGCTCAGAGCGGCAATCTCTGCATACTACGGTTGGGCGATCGCTTCTCTCAGAAACCGGGTTTCTTAGCTAACTCTTCATTAGTGACTATTAAGAGTTTAGATCGGGGTAGCAATTTTTTTTAATTTGGGTTAAATACTTCAGAAACCCTTAAATTTAGTTCTCTAAATCCGGGAGATAGCAGTAAATCATTATTGGTAAAACTACCTAGTTCTATATAAATATCTCCCCTAAGTTCTAAGACTAAAATAGTTTGAGTTTGCGGATCGACAATCCAGTATTCAGGAATACAACAATCCTGATATTGCCTTTTCTTAGCGATGTAGTCTCTATCTCTTTGTATTTCTCCGGGACTAACTACTTCAATAACTAAGATGGGAGGTGACATTGAAAGACGAATGGTATTGCGATTTGATAATTGTTGAATATGTTCTTCTCGAATGATAGTTAGATCGGGATAACGGTTTCTAGGTTCACCTCTGACTTCTAGTTCTAGTCCTTGTCCTCTAACCCGATCGGTTCCCAACATTAAAGCAAAAATCAAAAAGAGACGATTGGCGATTTGGACATTTAACCCTGACTCTGGAGGCATTTCAATTAATTCTCCATTAAATAATTCATATGCCCGCTCGGAATTATCATTGTATGCTAGGTATTCTTCAAAGGTTGTAAATCGAGGTTTAACTGTTAACATTAGATTTATTCCATACATAGACACTAAAGTCGCTACTACA from Kamptonema formosum PCC 6407 includes the following:
- a CDS encoding Uma2 family endonuclease, which gives rise to MLTVKPRFTTFEEYLAYNDNSERAYELFNGELIEMPPESGLNVQIANRLFLIFALMLGTDRVRGQGLELEVRGEPRNRYPDLTIIREEHIQQLSNRNTIRLSMSPPILVIEVVSPGEIQRDRDYIAKKRQYQDCCIPEYWIVDPQTQTILVLELRGDIYIELGSFTNNDLLLSPGFRELNLRVSEVFNPN
- a CDS encoding DUF4129 domain-containing transglutaminase family protein, whose product is MTADKRRNLPFFSQLWQWLETMPKPKTEESILLRVLVQALVTVGIIATDVAAGVGEGDVAISLWAVPLSIVGATWSWFSRRDRNIPVKFCLAIGMLLALFAFLLSLLGELNDTRLILAKLLIQLQVLHSFDLPQRKDLGYSMVIGLILLGVAGTLSQELTFAPLLLLFLAIAIPTLVLDYRSRLGIFKEVVKGKKEEGKDKKRNLWEFGEALSPKRFGLLLLVIVGLGLGIFAFLPRFPGYQLRTFPVSAPIEYQGQFDGRSITNPGYVRGGNSEGSGGGSGRNPEKGPGKLNDTFYYGFNTKINQNLRGEMKPQVVMRVRSQAAGFWRVLAFDRYTGQGWEISRNDKTLTLNRPYWSYQFYLNWMRTLNRTREVIQTYTMVSQMPNLIPALAQPKELYFPTQDIAVDLEGTLRSPLELREGLTYTVISEVPYRDRSLLGKAGTNYPKNIQNYYLQVPPQIKDKVRRVTEEILAARTRVATSDKPINSAYEKALYLAQYLKQNPNYKLQKEPPFLREDEDLVEAFLFGYKDSPAGTKITGGYPDHFASVMTIMLRSVGIPARVVGGFDPGEFNPFTGLYIVKNTDAYLMTEVYFPKYGWFPFNPVPGYPLYPQSIEENQTFSALQAFWKWVAGWLPTPVTGLLNTVIGFVVAWLVGVITWFLALFSKGWVGLFTGLIVGIGCGFIGWLLWQTWRNWRYRRWLKKLPPVEGIYQEMLKDLARKGFVKRRAQTPLEYARDMRQHLGVDEVEVIEEVSEAYVRWRYGGEVGNLAQLRQLVENLRRSFNSIKFRGNNIRGNNSNG